Genomic segment of Gouania willdenowi chromosome 17, fGouWil2.1, whole genome shotgun sequence:
GATAAGAAGGCTGTGAAGGTGAAGGTGAAGGTGAAGGTGAAGGTGAAGGTGGAGCAGGAGGAGCTCCGCAGGCTGATGAAGGAGCAGCAGAGGAGGAGCTCCGATAAGAACCGTGTGGAGTCCCCCTACGCCCGCTACAACGCCCTGGGGCACCTCACCTGCGCCCTGTGCGCCACCCCCGTCAAGTCCGAGCGGCTGTGGGCTGCACACATCCTGGGGAGGCAGCACAAGGACAAGGTGGCCCAGCTCAGGGCCGGGAAGACGGTCCCAGAACAGCCCCGGAGCCTCCCCGCGAAGAGGAAGGCAGAGGAACCGCACAGCGAGGACAGGAAACGGGGGAAGAGTTCAGAGAAAGCCGCGGAGAGTTCTGGAGGTTtgtgtttctcttctttttttttattactactactactgcataGTTAAGACACATCACTGATACCAGGGTTGGAGTTTAATTCAacttttcagttacaattacatttttaattatccatgttcaattactattacaatgaccagcattttttccaatgacaatgttttggtttttttggccGTAGCTGTGGTTACGTTAAACGTAATTGTACTACGGATACGTTTAACTAACCTAACCGAACCCACTCTATGGATATGCAGCGCAAcacattggccagtttaggtcacgtgataggtgcaccacgtgacttaaaattccgtcatttgtattttagctcatataactctatcctaaccctaattctaaaatgtttatttttgtcggatGTGtgcttttaaaggtggaatgtgccgtgttaaatatgttaaaatgatttGACTaatgtgggattcaaacccacgttaGCGGAATGAAGAATCCTTGAGGGCGGCGCCTAAGACCACTCAGCTCAACCTGCAgactttttctattttattacattatcaattacgaaagttcaattacagttaatcacaattactgagtctgaaataaataacctaataaaagttaaccttccttttgtgttagcatttctaatgctaacggcttctaaatcagctgtaaaatacactaaaaacaaatatgtagatcagagggatataaacgtaaacaagctcgctcactctgttgatatttgttTGTAATGTTGTTCCAGAGataattaatgttttaatagtgtttatattattaatattaaacaccAAGGATTTCCACTGAAGCCACTTTTGGCCGATTCGAGCACTTTTGAAAACTGATGGGAGGAGCTCAACAGCAGTTTGGAAGCTAGGGCAGTCctctcgcttccacacaggtgacccctggtgcaCGTTAAcaccgactacctgggtctccagtggGCGGGTTTGGACTCAATCCGGGAATGATGCACTTTGTAAAAGCGATGAGAGAAGCCACTCCTTCTTTCtacaagcttttaacttatgattgttgtgtattttattctgtatttacctttattattgatactttcttttttgtaattgttttaacaactgtaaagtgtctttgaaaagcactaataaataaaatgtactattATTGATGGTAAAGAGTGCTAAAAGGACAGTATGGGTTCTCACTTTAAAAGGTACATTTACGAGGAACACTATTAACTAACCAGgtacatgattattttattaacttattattttaattacatttacacatttgaaggaagtgcacaggACGGACACTTAACAGGTCGataagtgaaactgatcagctgattgatcactgtttaaaaacttgttttttcagCTCGTGAGCAGTGTTTAGCTTTAGCagcgttagctttagcagctaactcagcaTTTCTCCTTTGGAGACCGATACCACGTTTCCACTAAAAATCTTCCATGGAATCAACGCTGTAACGGTAAAaacaatctaaatctctgtcagactcgttgTCGGCTAAAGCGAGTTTATTCTTCTTGACCTTTGAACTCACTCATGAGAACTGAACgaaagtgtgaaaaggcttattaatTATTgaacattatatttatttatttaatcctcTACGTCCAATCCTTAATCTACCAATATAATCTGTTCTCTTCTATTTGCccctaatatttacatttcccctctctctctcttttaaataccatgtaactgtaactgttgATTGTTCTGTTCATCTCATAACTTCTGCCACTcatcaatcattttatttttgatccTAGCTTTAGCTTCACATTTATTCATGTCTACATTAGTAATACTGACTTGGCTGAAGTCTCAGCAACtgaatttctctctttttccctCTGGAGGTCTGAGTCTGTTAGCTGGAGTCTatgagggggaggaggaggaggaggaggaaggtggGGGCTCTGACCTTCCTCCAGCTCCACAGGAACAACAGCATGAAGCTGGAGGACTTCCTGCAGACTTTTTTGACAGCTCCATCCCCTCCATtgtcccctcctcctcctccgcccCGCCCCCAGCCTCCCACTCGGGCTCTGTGCTGAAGGCGGCTCCTGGGGCCCCGGACCAGAAGGAGAAAACCACGGAGGTGCTTCCAGAGGGCTTCTTTGACGACCCGGTCCGAGACGCTAAGGTTCGCAACGTGGAGGCCCCGCAGGACCACATGGATCGGGAGTGGGAGGAGTTCCAGAAGGAGATGCGACAGGTCAGCAGTGATAATCAAGTTACCTGGAAATactcagaggtggcaaaagtagtgtttacagtagaaaaccactacaaaaataagaaaacacacataaggactaaaaactgacttataatgcaaaattaaaaaaaactgttatagtgcaaaaaaaaaaagaaataagagtgggttataatgtatatataaaacatgaGATGTAGTAGTGCAGGAAAATAACTAATGATTGTTTCTTCCATTATAATCCCTTATTTGTGCAGGTCAGCAGTAAGTCTGAGGCCATGGTGgacgaggaggacgaggagggaCGTATGGAGAGGCAGATCCACGAGATCTACCAGCAGATGGAGTGTTACCGACGGGTGGAGCAGCTCAGGGACCGCAGGGACGCAGTTAGGACCGGGGCTGGGACCACGGACCGAGTAGAGAGGACCACGgagatggaggaggaagaggaggaggatgaagaagagCAGCTGCTGGGGCTGTTGTCAGATGACTGGAGGGCCAAAAGAGCTCTGGTCTGAGAGTGTGAGAATAAActatgctacacacacacacacacacaccctaaaCATTTAAAACCTTTGTTGTTATGtattaaaaatcaaaatcatcTGTTGTcatgtcattatttttcttaaaattaaaaggtaccataaagtaaataaacatattCTACATGTTTCTAAAGATAAACCTCCAGGTTCCAAAGAACTTAATCACACATTTAGTAACGTAGGAAAAAAGTgattatgaataaaaatgatggaaaacgTGACATAAAGCAGATTTAATCTTACACTAAAACATGGAAAAGGATTAAAAGCACTGAGAATTTGtgaattgtttctttttcttaatttttttgtcttaattttgttttattttttattattttgtccaGTCCTTTCTTGTCCCGTTTTTGTTTTACACCAGCTCCTGCATGAGCCACGTGTGTTTGTgataattaatgaatgaatgaatttcaACTATATTTGGATGATCACAATTTTCCCCACGCTTTTATCAcgtgactgcagtcattttaaatctgaaattgtttaaagaACTACATTTTCCCttaattattttacaaaatttccccaaaataaatacaaatttatcTCAAAATCAGTTCAATttaagagaaaatcctgcagggactgaaatctgtcacagactaataatataaataagactaaaaagaaaaaaataaaggcaacacaattaaaattaaaagaaaataaaaaaaatacaaccgtGTGATTTGAAGAAGTGAATCTAGAATAGTGATCTTTATTTTCCCAGTGGCCTTAATCCTCTTATAAAAACACTTTCATATAAAGATGATAAATAAGCAGCTTTTAAATCCATCCTATTAGCTACTGAACCATAAACATTAATTTATCATATAGATGATTATCTGTACCTCTGTCACCTGTGCTGTGTGCTGATTGGAGCAGAGTTAGGAGCATAGACATTATCTGCCCCGCCCACTAGAGCGGTGGGTctacagggcggccatcttggagcGGTGTCAATCACTCCTACAGTTCATTATATCGatagaggaatgatgtgttTACACTATTAAAGTTCTCATAAATCACTCATTTCTCAGGCAATTTTCACTgggtttgtttgtaacaaacgTCAGACATGATAAATATATAGGTATAGATGTACAGATATAGATAGAAATAGAACAAAAGAAACCCAGAAAACGTTCAGATGTGTTCAGgttttttattgacaacattaaggctaaacattacatttgacaattattattgtatattgtactaatactgtattattgttattgctattcttataaatattatatattttatgttatgttatagttactggtattgtCATTGTAATATATTATAATACATTATATTATTGACAATAATactaattaaaacatgaataaatattgtttattaatattgttgtaTTATTGTTACTGGATTATTATatgttgttattgctattattattataatataatcttacattacattattattgataaaatattgtttataatataatttttattgttactggattattatattattttgttattgttattattatattactttattattaataatagtttattactaatattgtttttattattgttactggatttttattattgctaatattattaaattaaaataaataaataaataaaacacaacatatattaaaagacaggactaaaagaggcattaactgtAAAAATAAGTTTCTGTAAAAAGGTGAGTTTTAAATCTTTTCTTAAAAGTGTCTGTGGGGCCCTGAGGTGGTCTGGGAGGGCGTTCCACAGACGGGGGGCCCTGTTGCCCATTGTTTTGAGCCGTGTCCTGGGCGTGACCAGGTCCTGGTTGAGGTGTGAGCAGTTCAGTGAGGTAAGTGGGGGCTGCACCGTGCAGACAGTGATGGGTGTGCAGGAGGGTCTTATATTCTATGTGGGACTGAATGTGGAGCCAGTGCAGTGTACGGAGGATGGGGGTGATGTGCTCGTGTTTCTGCACCTtcatcaggaccctggcagcACTGTTCTGAACATACTGGAGCTTTCAGTTCTATAcgtgtagttaataattattaaatttgtttcatatcaagctttaccacattttaccatttaaaaaattataaatctatgtgtatactgacacaaaaaaggttcagacgcccaaccataaatattaaaactaatattttcattgattaggaagaataacaaggtaatcaatagatgggaaataaaacagatttgttttcagtgtattttacagctgatttaaaaccagttagcattagagatgctaacagaaagctaacacaagaggaaggtcaaatttaattaggttatttatttcagactcagtaattgtgattaattgtaattgaacttcagtaattgaaaacgtcattttaatttactttgaggataaaaaatagctggaatttaattgtaattgggaaaaatgctggtaactgtagtagtaattgaaaagtaattgatcccaaccctggctgTAATGCACCTAGTgtttattaaaataagtttatggGCACAAGGGACGGTGGATTCTGTGGTCATAAAAAAGTAGAAATAGACTTATTTCcttgtaattgttttattaatattattattattactcagaCAGCAGAGCTCCTCACGTCTGTCTGGGTCATGAGATAATTCAAAAACAGGCATTTAAAAGGTAAGATGATGTGAATAAAACCCATTTTTACAAAGTTTCTTCACCAAAAActgc
This window contains:
- the znf830 gene encoding zinc finger protein 830, yielding MSVDKKAVKVKVKVKVKVKVEQEELRRLMKEQQRRSSDKNRVESPYARYNALGHLTCALCATPVKSERLWAAHILGRQHKDKVAQLRAGKTVPEQPRSLPAKRKAEEPHSEDRKRGKSSEKAAESSGGLSLLAGVYEGEEEEEEEGGGSDLPPAPQEQQHEAGGLPADFFDSSIPSIVPSSSSAPPPASHSGSVLKAAPGAPDQKEKTTEVLPEGFFDDPVRDAKVRNVEAPQDHMDREWEEFQKEMRQVSSKSEAMVDEEDEEGRMERQIHEIYQQMECYRRVEQLRDRRDAVRTGAGTTDRVERTTEMEEEEEEDEEEQLLGLLSDDWRAKRALV